In Pontiella desulfatans, one DNA window encodes the following:
- a CDS encoding sulfatase family protein, which translates to MVINKKLYWNSAVGIWAFLVGAAAVGAARPNVVFVMLDDLGYAQVEAFGRGLSAEDCDPKLLAHVEEQADYSLDEAMRLMKKATPTLSRMADGGVRFNNAFACSNLCAPSRIGVSTGVLQNRWGIYRNIDTEAHGLKPNSHLAEKLQELGYATAHIGKWHVGSHDKAMVHRYLEKHKVPNPEQYTYWTMGKYWSIHQELKRDGYEGSTAPKDHALNNGFDYYFGYNQWECPFYKANNVWEGFRHAGVIQDYNTDVFTDKALAFMEKSLGEKKPFYVQLHYHAVHSPLDPKAPAKYYDRFDSGSKTLNNFYAHVFGVDENVRRIFQWLEEKGVAENTLLVFTSDNGGAVGGKSCLPGNAPYVGHKGMMHLGGFRVPLFFHWPVKINQPLGKEQLVSTLDILPTIIDAAGGMVPPEIDGKSLLPQILENSEARVRDHLAIGGIHARVWAFNGATSFFEHNESREKAPSGYIVADDRYVLRFVSETVSNLYKDAVDGIPAHYELYDYRADPGERNNLIDAMPEKAGQLKSIWKRESAAYPKPVRWETAKWKAIMNP; encoded by the coding sequence ATGGTGATAAATAAAAAATTGTATTGGAATTCGGCGGTCGGTATTTGGGCCTTCCTGGTTGGGGCGGCCGCGGTCGGTGCGGCCAGGCCCAACGTGGTTTTTGTGATGTTGGACGATTTGGGCTATGCCCAGGTCGAGGCGTTTGGGCGCGGGCTTTCAGCGGAGGATTGCGATCCGAAGCTGCTGGCGCATGTGGAGGAGCAGGCCGATTATTCGCTGGACGAGGCGATGCGCCTCATGAAAAAGGCGACGCCGACCCTCAGCCGCATGGCCGACGGAGGCGTGAGGTTCAACAACGCCTTTGCCTGCAGTAATCTTTGCGCGCCGTCGCGCATCGGCGTGTCCACGGGGGTGCTGCAGAACCGTTGGGGCATCTATCGCAATATCGACACCGAGGCGCACGGCCTGAAACCAAACTCGCACCTCGCGGAAAAACTGCAGGAGCTGGGCTACGCCACCGCGCACATCGGCAAGTGGCATGTCGGCTCGCACGACAAGGCCATGGTGCATCGCTACCTTGAAAAGCACAAGGTTCCAAACCCTGAGCAGTATACCTACTGGACAATGGGGAAATACTGGAGCATTCATCAGGAGTTGAAGCGCGACGGCTACGAGGGTTCCACCGCGCCTAAGGACCACGCGTTGAACAACGGCTTCGATTATTATTTTGGCTACAACCAGTGGGAGTGCCCGTTCTACAAGGCCAACAATGTATGGGAAGGGTTCCGGCATGCGGGCGTCATCCAGGACTACAACACCGATGTCTTCACCGACAAGGCACTGGCGTTCATGGAAAAGAGTCTGGGCGAAAAGAAACCGTTCTATGTCCAACTGCACTACCACGCCGTCCACAGCCCGCTCGATCCGAAAGCTCCCGCTAAATACTACGACCGCTTTGATTCCGGTTCCAAAACGCTCAATAATTTTTATGCTCATGTTTTCGGTGTGGATGAAAACGTCCGGCGGATTTTCCAATGGTTGGAAGAAAAGGGTGTCGCCGAAAACACCCTGCTGGTTTTCACCTCCGACAACGGCGGGGCAGTGGGCGGAAAATCCTGCCTGCCGGGCAACGCGCCGTATGTTGGGCACAAGGGCATGATGCATCTCGGCGGATTCCGCGTACCGCTCTTCTTCCACTGGCCGGTCAAAATCAACCAGCCGCTTGGAAAGGAACAACTGGTTTCCACGCTCGACATCCTGCCGACGATCATCGATGCCGCTGGAGGAATGGTGCCTCCGGAAATCGACGGAAAGTCGCTGCTGCCGCAGATTCTCGAAAACAGCGAAGCGCGGGTGCGCGACCATCTGGCGATCGGCGGCATCCATGCGCGGGTCTGGGCGTTCAACGGCGCCACCTCGTTTTTCGAACACAACGAATCGCGCGAAAAGGCACCGTCGGGCTACATCGTGGCCGACGATCGCTATGTGCTCCGCTTTGTGTCGGAGACCGTTTCCAACCTTTACAAGGATGCGGTGGACGGAATCCCGGCGCACTATGAGCTTTACGACTATCGCGCCGATCCCGGCGAACGGAACAACCTGATCGATGCCATGCCCGAAAAGGCCGGGCAACTAAAATCCATCTGGAAGCGCGAATCCGCCGCCTATCCCAAGCCCGTACGTTGGGAAACCGCTAAATGGAAAGCCATCATGAACCCGTAG
- a CDS encoding beta-galactosidase translates to MLVKISLSICLLFSATIVHASIPYKIGWHKGAVFQSLEPGYAVTAKDGFAMTLVPKVGSEWDMARISVLGVELKNTGSTELVLDTMLCNDGATDWSNSSQGRTIIKPGESIPLGIALRRDADYAGTDPAYLRMSGKPNGNFRHWHTIDPKNVKSLKITCASMGEHAFELGTMFALQSMDESKLGVFPILDGFGQYALKEWPDKVASEEQLKAGIEVEEKLMAALGVPAGFSKYGGWKGGERFEATGFFRTQQHGGRWWFVDPEGYLFWSAGANCMGVEYSGQTPTERNLAVFGQLPAKDDPVYGKFHTLIDVEDNYQLREKVPHYDFTRANLFRKYGAGWEDRQISQDLARMKYCGINTIGAWSDNALARKKQVPYTVMLHYEYAFAAEKLPDPFNPETRDGLRKAIKEYPVDFKNDPWCLGAFVNNELHWNNNARHMVAGIFSHNEEGTEVKKVFAQWLEEKYGTVAAFNAAWKTSFQSLEDLLGVNNKAAFNNANPKDCDELAFLMADAFFGMVKDELQRHSPNILYLGSRMNSGSQPVIRAAAKHVDVLSANIYSYKPNAGHFGGAGKPVLISEFHYANVSGNNLGCGLRSAQDAVQQGRLYRAFVAEAVNHPQIIGAHWFQWRDQNAAGRYDGENYDVGFFDIADLPNEDLIRAAADAGRNLYDNLNE, encoded by the coding sequence ATGCTTGTAAAAATTTCACTTTCAATCTGTTTGCTGTTCAGCGCGACGATCGTGCACGCATCGATTCCATACAAAATCGGCTGGCACAAAGGCGCGGTGTTCCAGTCGCTGGAACCCGGCTATGCCGTGACGGCAAAGGATGGGTTTGCAATGACGCTCGTTCCAAAGGTTGGAAGCGAGTGGGACATGGCGCGCATCAGCGTGCTGGGGGTGGAGCTGAAGAATACCGGCTCCACCGAGCTGGTGCTCGATACGATGCTTTGCAACGACGGGGCGACCGATTGGTCGAACTCGTCGCAGGGGCGCACGATCATCAAACCGGGCGAATCCATTCCGCTGGGCATCGCGCTGCGCCGCGACGCGGACTATGCCGGCACGGATCCTGCCTATCTGCGGATGTCGGGGAAGCCGAACGGCAACTTCCGCCATTGGCATACGATTGATCCGAAAAACGTGAAGAGCCTGAAGATCACCTGTGCATCGATGGGTGAACACGCCTTCGAACTCGGTACCATGTTTGCTCTGCAAAGCATGGACGAATCGAAGTTGGGGGTTTTCCCGATCCTCGACGGGTTCGGGCAATATGCGTTGAAGGAGTGGCCGGACAAGGTTGCCTCCGAAGAGCAACTCAAGGCCGGGATCGAAGTGGAAGAAAAACTGATGGCGGCGCTGGGGGTTCCAGCAGGATTTTCGAAATACGGGGGCTGGAAAGGCGGAGAGCGGTTTGAGGCAACGGGGTTTTTCCGCACGCAACAGCATGGGGGCCGCTGGTGGTTCGTCGATCCCGAAGGGTATCTGTTCTGGTCGGCCGGCGCCAACTGCATGGGGGTCGAGTATTCCGGCCAGACGCCCACGGAACGCAATCTGGCGGTCTTTGGCCAACTCCCCGCGAAAGATGATCCCGTTTATGGAAAATTCCACACGCTCATCGATGTGGAGGACAACTATCAGCTGCGCGAAAAGGTTCCGCACTACGACTTCACCCGTGCAAACCTGTTTCGTAAATACGGCGCAGGCTGGGAGGATCGGCAGATCAGTCAAGACCTTGCGCGGATGAAATATTGCGGCATCAACACGATCGGCGCGTGGTCGGACAACGCCCTTGCCCGGAAGAAGCAGGTTCCCTACACCGTGATGCTCCACTATGAATATGCCTTCGCCGCCGAAAAACTTCCCGATCCATTCAACCCCGAAACGCGCGACGGGCTGCGCAAGGCGATCAAGGAATACCCGGTCGATTTCAAAAACGATCCGTGGTGCCTGGGCGCATTCGTGAACAACGAGCTGCACTGGAACAATAATGCGAGGCACATGGTGGCCGGCATCTTCAGCCACAATGAGGAGGGCACGGAAGTGAAGAAGGTCTTTGCCCAATGGCTGGAAGAAAAATATGGGACGGTCGCTGCGTTCAATGCCGCCTGGAAAACCAGCTTCCAATCGCTGGAGGATTTGCTGGGCGTGAACAACAAGGCCGCATTCAACAACGCGAACCCCAAGGATTGCGACGAGCTCGCGTTCCTGATGGCCGATGCCTTTTTCGGGATGGTGAAGGACGAGCTTCAGCGGCACTCGCCGAACATTCTCTATCTGGGAAGCCGCATGAATTCCGGCAGTCAGCCGGTCATTCGCGCGGCGGCGAAGCATGTGGACGTCCTCAGCGCCAATATTTATTCCTACAAACCGAACGCCGGGCACTTCGGCGGTGCGGGCAAGCCGGTGCTGATTTCCGAATTCCACTATGCCAACGTTTCTGGCAATAATCTCGGTTGCGGACTACGCAGCGCGCAGGATGCCGTGCAGCAGGGGCGGCTCTACAGGGCGTTCGTGGCCGAGGCGGTCAACCATCCGCAGATCATCGGCGCGCACTGGTTCCAGTGGCGCGACCAGAATGCGGCCGGCCGCTACGACGGAGAAAACTATGATGTCGGTTTCTTCGATATTGCGGATCTACCGAACGAAGACCTGATCCGCGCGGCAGCGGACGCAGGCAGGAACCTTTACGATAACCTGAACGAATGA
- a CDS encoding MFS transporter: MSEKKEGKLSFKEKFSVGTGGFTVGLGNQSVRTTGQAVLNMILGINAFWVGVVLAIPLLWDALTDPIMGNISDNFKSKYGRRRPFIFLGAILMGLSFASIWLIPMGWSDAGKLAWFLTTSLLFYTSYTIFSVPFIALTYEMTPDYDERTAVQGFVTFWNRLSEMTYMGLIPLSLTFIAWKYGYSDTGDLINPEKMEGIRISAAIYGGIGMILLGMLPAFFARERLYDVNVKEHKGKKDPFWQSAKTTLQNKAFAILCSLAVFTIIAGVFAANMDWYLLIFYLSDGDVALGTQWKLIVTVGYAVVGIVGIPIIVWLTGKMTKIHGFMFIYGMMVLNAVMRWFVYRPGRFEGELVWKTLPEAGASLALVGKSLIWLDPLTGGMFWIGVGVLGQSLIADVCDDDELKNGHRREGMFGAIYGWAMKASFALSFVLIGLFLEGIGFDPQWGSTRWMSVNAKAENYAACKADFAIADDDFVAVEEAPAEEKEPVVAENTLSLELKQAQISETDGISKAVLTRAGTSGEMEVLVKSSPKAIAEVPQSVVIPDGENSVEFSVEAINDGKARGVQTTTITAWVKGGVPVRSSVSVIDDDGPALAITLDGYEISENGGELSATLTRYGTTEGAATVALEGFCSSVKKKDMAATVTIPETVTIPAGEERVAFKIAAVDNDRADGQQSEQTFFRMRLAMCIGAAGPALLCFVLLGFYPLNKKTAEENRRKLEELRSHH; this comes from the coding sequence ATGAGTGAAAAAAAAGAAGGCAAGCTGAGCTTTAAGGAAAAGTTTTCGGTCGGTACCGGCGGCTTTACCGTGGGGCTCGGTAATCAGAGTGTCCGCACCACCGGGCAGGCTGTGCTGAACATGATTCTTGGGATCAATGCTTTTTGGGTCGGGGTGGTGCTGGCCATTCCGCTGCTATGGGATGCGCTTACCGATCCGATCATGGGGAACATTTCCGACAATTTTAAATCAAAGTATGGCCGCCGCCGCCCATTCATCTTCCTCGGCGCGATCCTGATGGGCCTGAGCTTTGCAAGCATCTGGCTGATTCCGATGGGGTGGAGCGATGCCGGCAAGCTGGCCTGGTTCCTCACCACCAGTTTGCTCTTCTATACCTCATACACCATCTTCTCGGTGCCGTTCATCGCGCTGACCTACGAAATGACCCCGGACTATGACGAGCGCACCGCCGTGCAGGGATTCGTCACCTTCTGGAACCGCCTGTCGGAAATGACCTACATGGGGTTGATCCCGCTTTCGCTCACCTTCATTGCCTGGAAATACGGCTATTCCGATACCGGCGATCTGATCAACCCGGAAAAGATGGAGGGCATCCGCATTTCCGCCGCCATCTACGGTGGAATCGGCATGATCCTGCTCGGCATGCTGCCGGCCTTCTTCGCCAGGGAACGGCTCTACGACGTGAACGTGAAGGAGCACAAGGGGAAAAAGGATCCCTTCTGGCAGTCGGCGAAGACAACGCTTCAGAACAAGGCCTTTGCCATTTTGTGTTCGCTGGCCGTTTTCACCATTATTGCCGGTGTGTTCGCCGCCAACATGGATTGGTATCTGTTGATTTTCTATCTGTCCGACGGCGACGTGGCGCTCGGTACGCAGTGGAAACTGATCGTGACGGTTGGCTATGCCGTTGTGGGCATTGTCGGTATTCCCATCATCGTCTGGCTCACCGGAAAAATGACAAAGATCCATGGGTTCATGTTCATCTACGGCATGATGGTGCTGAATGCGGTCATGCGCTGGTTCGTCTATCGTCCCGGTCGCTTCGAAGGCGAACTGGTGTGGAAAACCCTTCCCGAGGCAGGAGCCTCCCTGGCACTGGTCGGCAAATCCCTCATCTGGCTCGATCCACTGACCGGCGGCATGTTCTGGATCGGGGTCGGCGTGCTGGGGCAGTCGCTGATTGCGGACGTCTGCGACGACGATGAGCTGAAGAACGGCCACCGCCGCGAGGGCATGTTCGGCGCGATCTATGGTTGGGCCATGAAAGCCTCGTTTGCCCTCAGCTTTGTTTTGATCGGGCTTTTCCTGGAAGGCATCGGTTTCGATCCGCAGTGGGGCTCCACCCGCTGGATGAGCGTGAATGCCAAGGCGGAAAACTATGCGGCGTGCAAAGCCGATTTTGCCATTGCGGATGATGATTTTGTTGCCGTCGAAGAAGCGCCTGCTGAAGAAAAAGAGCCTGTGGTTGCTGAGAATACGCTCAGCCTGGAACTGAAGCAGGCGCAGATCAGCGAGACCGACGGAATAAGCAAAGCGGTGCTCACCCGCGCCGGAACCTCCGGCGAGATGGAAGTTTTGGTGAAGAGCAGCCCGAAGGCGATTGCGGAAGTGCCGCAGTCGGTTGTCATTCCCGACGGTGAAAACAGCGTGGAATTTTCGGTTGAAGCGATCAACGACGGCAAGGCGCGCGGTGTCCAGACGACAACCATCACGGCCTGGGTCAAGGGGGGCGTTCCGGTGCGCTCCTCTGTTTCGGTGATCGACGATGACGGGCCGGCACTGGCGATTACATTGGATGGATATGAAATCAGCGAAAACGGCGGCGAGCTGTCCGCGACGCTCACGCGCTACGGCACGACCGAAGGCGCTGCAACGGTGGCACTGGAAGGCTTCTGCAGCTCGGTGAAGAAAAAGGATATGGCCGCCACGGTGACCATTCCGGAAACAGTAACCATTCCGGCGGGCGAAGAGCGTGTCGCGTTCAAGATTGCCGCGGTGGACAACGACCGCGCGGACGGACAGCAGAGCGAACAGACCTTTTTCCGCATGCGCCTGGCCATGTGCATCGGCGCGGCCGGCCCGGCGCTGCTTTGTTTTGTCCTGCTGGGCTTCTATCCGCTCAACAAGAAAACGGCGGAGGAAAACCGGCGTAAGCTCGAAGAGCTGCGTAGTCATCATTAA
- a CDS encoding glycoside hydrolase family 43 protein, protein MNLNTFEPGKEWPDNNGMAINAHGGGILLHEGTYYWYGEHKIEGEAGNRAHVGVHCYASTDLYNWRDEGIALAVSDEPGHDIEKDCILERPKVVFNTSTGKFVMWFHLEKKGCSYDHAGSGVAVADCPTGPFEYRHSFRPNAGAYPRNDCEKLHRPGLVDGGFTGDTPQPRINVAKSNVFARDLEGGQMARDMTLFVDDDGTAYQIYSSEENSTLHISQLSDDYLHSAGNFIRVFENRYMEAPAIFKRDGYYYLIASGCTSWDPNAARCAIADNIMGPWHEWENPCRGVNPQNGFGPDKTFGGQSTFVLPVQGMDDAFIALFDIWRPENAIDGRYIWLPIEFNADRSFNIHWNDAWDLSIFKQA, encoded by the coding sequence ATGAACCTAAACACATTTGAACCGGGCAAGGAATGGCCCGACAACAATGGAATGGCAATCAACGCCCACGGCGGCGGCATTCTGTTGCACGAAGGAACCTATTACTGGTACGGGGAGCATAAGATTGAGGGGGAAGCCGGCAACCGCGCACACGTCGGCGTCCACTGCTATGCTTCGACCGATCTGTATAACTGGAGAGATGAGGGGATCGCCCTCGCGGTTTCCGACGAGCCGGGGCATGACATAGAAAAAGACTGCATTCTCGAGCGGCCGAAGGTGGTTTTTAATACGTCGACCGGAAAGTTTGTGATGTGGTTCCATCTGGAGAAAAAGGGCTGTAGTTACGACCATGCCGGCAGCGGCGTTGCTGTCGCGGATTGCCCGACCGGTCCATTTGAATATCGCCATTCATTCCGTCCCAATGCCGGGGCCTACCCCCGGAACGATTGCGAAAAACTGCACCGGCCCGGCCTGGTGGACGGCGGCTTTACCGGCGATACGCCGCAGCCCCGCATCAATGTGGCGAAGAGCAATGTTTTTGCACGCGATCTGGAAGGCGGCCAGATGGCACGCGATATGACCCTGTTTGTCGATGACGACGGAACCGCTTATCAGATTTATTCATCGGAAGAAAACAGCACGCTGCACATCTCGCAGTTGAGCGATGACTACCTTCACTCGGCAGGAAATTTTATCCGTGTTTTTGAAAACCGCTATATGGAAGCGCCCGCCATTTTTAAGCGCGACGGCTACTACTATCTCATTGCCAGCGGCTGCACCAGCTGGGACCCGAACGCGGCGCGCTGCGCTATTGCAGACAACATCATGGGGCCGTGGCATGAGTGGGAAAATCCCTGCCGGGGTGTGAATCCGCAAAATGGCTTCGGTCCGGATAAAACCTTCGGGGGGCAGAGCACCTTTGTCCTTCCTGTACAGGGAATGGATGATGCCTTCATTGCCCTGTTCGATATCTGGCGGCCGGAGAATGCCATTGACGGACGTTATATCTGGCTACCGATTGAATTTAACGCAGACCGCAGTTTTAACATCCACTGGAACGATGCCTGGGATCTATCCATTTTTAAACAAGCTTAG
- the gnpA gene encoding 1,3-beta-galactosyl-N-acetylhexosamine phosphorylase, translated as MSEKIHAGKGGFTLPAQAGMDDVVLDLAQRWGADAFRDSDGTELSESITELGYDIYSTLCLIRADQEWNNAHPEDHQQKFLYSTPQTARADTMEIEIMARYSKEQYRIDEINDCKKYWEVVNRTTGEVVPVSDWDYAEGVVTVRNCAKWNVYSVNFLVYQIWETTSMYNHITNNWGDKPHQSGIDPRKKETREHIYQFLVKWLETHPNTDWVRFTSMAYQFPIITNPKSETLYQDWYGYLDCMSAQALDEFEEKKGYRLRPNDIVDNGYFNSTDRVPTKAYLDWIEFVHEFMVEFTKQCVKQVHDAGKKAVMFYCDHWIGTEPYKPAFQEIGMDGIIGPCINGREVRRVADVPGGMLKELRLYPYFFEVDLMGEPTFKEGGDPVRDCKKYWMWIRRAMLRKLVHRIGYGGYLDLAIKFPDFVDYLEYQTKEYYALCENSQFTPAEAPLKVGILNAWGAHRSWGYDVTWPLGSITESLSGQPFDVEWICFDDIRGGVPERFDVIINYGYAGTSWSGGENWTDPRVVFAIREFVDSGGGLVGVFDPTSHENGGTFYQLWDILGVQKEYGLSGDCKKVIPTDIAQGHFIAADLASTKPALGKHVQTIYPCIESTQIIAKDDEGSVTIAANDFGKGRGVYLAGFELGAEQNRLLQRAIWFAAGREGEMEKRWFASNIETEIAAYPETGKYIVINNSNDPQTTTVVDGEGRAKTVELDANASAWFDFEGNEI; from the coding sequence ATGTCAGAAAAAATTCATGCAGGAAAAGGGGGGTTCACCCTGCCGGCCCAGGCCGGGATGGATGATGTGGTATTGGATCTGGCCCAGCGCTGGGGTGCGGATGCCTTCCGCGATTCCGATGGAACGGAGCTTTCCGAGTCCATTACGGAACTGGGCTACGACATCTATTCGACCCTCTGCCTGATTCGCGCCGACCAGGAGTGGAACAACGCCCATCCGGAAGACCACCAGCAAAAGTTTCTCTACTCCACGCCGCAGACCGCACGCGCCGATACGATGGAGATCGAGATCATGGCGCGCTACTCGAAAGAGCAGTATCGCATCGATGAGATCAACGACTGCAAGAAATATTGGGAAGTGGTCAACCGCACCACGGGAGAAGTGGTTCCCGTTTCCGATTGGGACTATGCCGAAGGTGTCGTGACCGTGCGCAACTGCGCCAAGTGGAATGTCTACAGCGTCAACTTCCTCGTCTACCAGATATGGGAAACCACCTCGATGTACAACCACATCACCAACAACTGGGGCGACAAACCGCACCAGTCCGGCATCGACCCGCGGAAAAAGGAAACGCGCGAACATATTTATCAGTTTCTCGTTAAGTGGCTCGAAACCCATCCCAACACGGACTGGGTTCGCTTCACTTCCATGGCCTACCAGTTCCCGATCATCACCAACCCGAAATCGGAAACCCTCTATCAGGACTGGTATGGCTATCTCGACTGCATGTCGGCCCAGGCGCTGGACGAGTTCGAAGAAAAGAAGGGCTACCGCCTGCGCCCGAACGACATTGTTGACAACGGCTACTTTAACTCCACCGACCGCGTACCCACGAAAGCCTATCTCGATTGGATCGAATTCGTGCACGAGTTCATGGTCGAATTCACCAAGCAGTGTGTGAAGCAGGTGCACGACGCCGGCAAGAAGGCCGTCATGTTCTATTGCGACCATTGGATTGGCACGGAACCCTACAAACCGGCATTCCAGGAAATCGGCATGGACGGAATCATCGGCCCCTGCATCAACGGCCGCGAAGTGCGCCGTGTCGCCGACGTACCGGGCGGGATGCTCAAAGAGCTGCGCCTCTATCCCTACTTCTTTGAAGTCGATCTCATGGGCGAGCCCACCTTCAAGGAGGGCGGCGACCCGGTGCGCGACTGCAAAAAATACTGGATGTGGATCCGCCGTGCGATGCTCCGCAAGCTGGTGCACCGCATTGGCTATGGCGGCTATCTTGACCTCGCGATCAAGTTTCCCGACTTTGTCGATTACCTCGAATACCAGACGAAGGAATACTACGCGCTCTGCGAAAACTCGCAGTTTACGCCGGCTGAAGCGCCGCTCAAAGTGGGGATTCTCAACGCCTGGGGAGCTCACCGCTCCTGGGGCTACGACGTCACCTGGCCGCTCGGCAGCATTACCGAATCGCTCTCCGGCCAGCCGTTCGATGTGGAGTGGATCTGCTTCGATGATATCCGCGGCGGTGTGCCGGAACGGTTCGACGTCATTATTAACTATGGCTATGCGGGCACCTCCTGGAGCGGTGGCGAAAACTGGACGGATCCGCGTGTCGTCTTCGCCATCCGCGAGTTTGTCGACAGCGGCGGCGGTTTGGTTGGCGTGTTCGACCCAACCTCGCACGAAAACGGCGGCACCTTCTACCAGCTGTGGGACATTCTCGGCGTGCAGAAGGAATATGGCCTCTCCGGCGACTGCAAGAAGGTCATCCCGACCGACATCGCGCAAGGGCACTTCATCGCCGCCGACCTCGCATCCACGAAGCCGGCACTCGGCAAACATGTGCAGACCATCTATCCGTGCATCGAATCGACGCAGATCATCGCCAAGGACGATGAGGGTAGCGTAACCATCGCCGCCAACGATTTCGGTAAAGGCCGCGGCGTCTACCTCGCCGGCTTTGAACTGGGCGCCGAGCAGAACCGCCTGCTGCAACGCGCCATCTGGTTTGCCGCCGGCCGCGAAGGCGAAATGGAAAAACGCTGGTTCGCCTCGAACATCGAAACCGAGATCGCCGCCTATCCCGAAACCGGGAAATACATCGTCATCAACAACTCCAACGATCCGCAAACCACCACGGTTGTGGATGGGGAAGGTCGCGCAAAAACGGTCGAACTCGATGCCAATGCATCCGCGTGGTTCGACTTTGAAGGCAACGAAATCTAA